A genomic window from Leptospira ryugenii includes:
- a CDS encoding adenylate/guanylate cyclase domain-containing protein, protein MKIFPSLQFIFFKDKSIPLSAKTLIEEEEEKGALVANRFRYVAGFGILISILANLSNTNYGSMGYVVNVGTIAIYFFNAWLHSKVLKIPSERIRYWYEYFSIFLDNTLVASALWSWYLLSGHNNANFLIKNPLHFYFILPIAIGLIQLRANLVLFSILCYFIYFYTYALYAFIQGTSHTLDWYEYVLGPQIIVSDAVLARPVVYLCLVISIIYAINSFYQMLVRLAQVEAQKKSLSRYFSPDLIPHLSTQTSSLEIGKRQKVTVLFSDIRGFTSFSESLDPQTLSGFLSEYRGRMTKSVFKFGGTLDKFIGDAVMATFGTPFPSPKPGFDAENAVNAAIDMLVELNQFNAERKAKGEMEIRIGIGIHTGEVFAGNVGKEDRMEYTVIGDTVNTASRIESACKALHAELLVSEDVWREIGEPDSFQRKGKVKLKGKENSIYLFEWKP, encoded by the coding sequence ATGAAGATCTTTCCTAGCCTACAATTCATATTCTTTAAAGACAAATCTATTCCCCTCAGTGCCAAGACATTGATCGAAGAAGAGGAAGAAAAAGGAGCCTTGGTGGCAAACCGATTTCGGTATGTGGCAGGCTTTGGCATTCTCATCTCTATCTTGGCAAACCTTTCCAATACAAACTACGGAAGTATGGGTTATGTTGTGAATGTTGGAACCATAGCGATTTATTTTTTCAATGCCTGGCTCCATAGCAAAGTACTGAAGATTCCATCCGAGCGCATTCGCTATTGGTATGAGTATTTTAGCATATTTCTGGATAACACCTTAGTGGCCTCGGCCCTTTGGAGTTGGTATCTGTTAAGTGGTCACAACAACGCAAATTTTTTGATCAAAAATCCATTGCATTTTTACTTTATCCTTCCCATTGCCATAGGATTGATACAACTCAGAGCCAATCTGGTCCTCTTTTCTATCCTTTGTTATTTTATTTATTTCTATACCTATGCGCTCTATGCCTTTATCCAAGGTACGTCACATACTTTGGATTGGTATGAATATGTGCTTGGACCACAAATCATTGTAAGTGATGCGGTGCTTGCACGTCCAGTCGTATATCTCTGTCTTGTGATCTCAATTATTTATGCCATCAATAGTTTTTATCAAATGCTTGTTAGATTAGCCCAGGTGGAAGCACAGAAAAAATCCCTTTCGAGATACTTTTCTCCTGATTTAATTCCACATCTTTCCACCCAAACATCATCCTTAGAAATCGGAAAGAGACAAAAAGTAACCGTTCTCTTTTCTGATATCCGAGGGTTCACTAGTTTTTCTGAAAGTCTCGACCCACAAACTCTTTCTGGCTTTTTATCAGAGTATAGAGGAAGGATGACAAAATCTGTTTTTAAATTTGGTGGCACCTTGGACAAGTTCATAGGCGATGCAGTCATGGCAACGTTTGGTACACCATTCCCTTCTCCAAAGCCTGGATTCGATGCCGAGAATGCAGTGAATGCCGCAATTGATATGTTAGTCGAATTGAACCAGTTCAATGCCGAAAGAAAAGCAAAAGGAGAAATGGAAATTCGGATAGGGATAGGGATTCACACTGGCGAAGTCTTTGCGGGTAATGTAGGCAAAGAGGATCGTATGGAATACACTGTGATTGGAGATACCGTAAACACAGCATCTAGGATTGAGTCTGCCTGCAAAGCCCTACATGCGGAGCTTTTGGTCTCGGAGGATGTGTGGCGAGAGATTGGCGAACCCGACTCGTTTCAGAGAAAGGGTAAAGTCAAACTAAAAGGCAAAGAAAATTCCATTTATCTATTTGAGTGGAAACCGTAA
- a CDS encoding c-di-GMP phosphodiesterase produces MADLKQVPKDKLAKFELTEDTLNSFRKNNSIPFDLYNRNGQIIIPKKKNPSQDDFAKLLRFELQGVYFLLAELQKTKISVAAANAEGKSNVKLFDPKKVEDFAKQSAALLDDLKKHSFTSDQAIIVQNSVNEILNDFTSNPDFESGIFNILEILSVAGVSLQSELMTKRTIVAMGMKVRTKKIVSDADKKPYHKEHLALMMASYLADVGYAKLDITENPKLSKEEYAIIQQHPIISYLMSLSAPEISTDVRTLILNHHRPFRGAGVNNNFPDPRIVFQKLMSIRDMYSKETNRERIVEDIEMQLHLQENQITTANREDDIAILSLASEYASLTSAQAWRPAYSSAKALKMIVNDSFFSYSSKNIRHLIDYVGASLTNNENIINADDFIITASVDSEKQVHFDICKVIEVDRYQTRPKLQRICTIKPIFKKANKYRIADFDLSQVRMDRRKAIIDLSSHAAGSTRVIYIIDPEMNAPLFEAVGKLSKAAV; encoded by the coding sequence ATGGCTGATTTAAAACAGGTTCCAAAGGATAAGCTCGCAAAATTTGAATTAACTGAAGACACTCTCAACAGTTTTCGAAAGAACAATTCTATCCCTTTTGACCTTTACAATCGGAATGGCCAGATCATCATTCCCAAAAAAAAGAACCCAAGCCAAGACGATTTTGCCAAACTCTTACGATTCGAGCTTCAAGGTGTTTATTTTCTATTAGCTGAACTCCAAAAAACAAAAATCTCTGTGGCAGCTGCCAATGCGGAAGGAAAGTCCAACGTTAAGTTATTTGACCCAAAAAAGGTTGAAGACTTTGCAAAACAATCAGCTGCTTTGTTAGATGATCTAAAAAAACATTCTTTCACCTCAGACCAAGCTATCATCGTACAAAACTCTGTGAATGAGATCCTGAACGACTTCACTAGTAATCCAGATTTTGAATCTGGGATTTTTAATATCTTAGAAATTTTAAGTGTAGCGGGTGTTAGCCTACAATCTGAACTCATGACCAAACGGACCATAGTCGCGATGGGGATGAAGGTTAGAACAAAAAAGATTGTTTCTGATGCAGATAAAAAACCCTACCATAAAGAACACCTAGCACTTATGATGGCTAGCTATCTAGCTGATGTTGGTTATGCGAAACTCGATATCACTGAAAACCCAAAATTAAGCAAAGAAGAATACGCCATTATCCAACAACACCCCATCATCAGTTATCTGATGAGTCTATCTGCTCCCGAAATCTCTACGGATGTTCGGACTCTCATCTTAAACCACCATAGACCTTTCCGTGGCGCCGGAGTGAACAATAACTTCCCAGACCCAAGGATAGTCTTCCAAAAGCTAATGTCCATACGAGATATGTATTCCAAGGAAACAAACCGAGAAAGAATCGTGGAAGACATTGAAATGCAATTGCACTTACAAGAAAATCAGATCACTACGGCAAACCGTGAAGATGACATTGCCATTCTATCCTTGGCTAGTGAATATGCCTCTCTTACTTCTGCCCAAGCATGGAGACCTGCATATAGTTCAGCAAAAGCTCTAAAGATGATTGTGAATGATTCCTTCTTTTCATATAGTAGCAAAAACATTCGCCATTTGATTGATTACGTGGGGGCAAGTCTCACGAACAATGAAAACATCATTAATGCAGACGATTTTATCATCACAGCATCCGTTGATTCCGAAAAACAAGTGCACTTTGATATCTGCAAAGTGATAGAGGTAGACCGCTACCAAACCCGTCCAAAATTACAAAGAATTTGTACGATCAAACCTATCTTCAAAAAGGCAAATAAATACAGGATCGCAGACTTTGACCTCTCCCAAGTGCGCATGGATAGGAGAAAGGCCATCATAGACTTATCCTCCCATGCAGCAGGCTCGACTCGGGTTATCTACATCATAGACCCTGAAATGAATGCACCTTTGTTTGAAGCAGTTGGAAAGCTTAGCAAAGCAGCTGTTTAA